From Bacillota bacterium, the proteins below share one genomic window:
- a CDS encoding DUF116 domain-containing protein: MYPKKRLFVGLICLSLLVVLLLVGLVWYLALNRFSLINQILLLSVGSLFLILLGMVAFGIGGIVLTIWLARSIPPLQSPIRIATNLLFPIALYLGRLINIDRDLIRSSFIEVNNQLVRARKYLVSPGKVLLLTPHCLQKADCPIKITNNVQNCKRCGGCSIGSLLELTERYGVKLAVATGGTFARKFIKDYRPQAVVAIACERDLTSGIQDINPLPVVGIINERPQGPCFNTQVNLNRVENAIQYFLKGGD; the protein is encoded by the coding sequence ATGTACCCCAAGAAAAGACTATTTGTTGGGCTGATTTGTCTAAGCTTGCTGGTTGTTCTGCTGCTGGTGGGGCTGGTGTGGTATCTTGCGCTTAATCGGTTCAGCCTGATCAATCAGATACTCCTATTGAGTGTAGGGAGTTTATTCTTAATCCTGTTGGGCATGGTAGCGTTTGGAATCGGCGGGATTGTCTTGACTATCTGGTTAGCCAGATCAATCCCTCCGCTGCAGAGTCCGATACGCATTGCCACTAACCTATTGTTTCCCATCGCTTTATACCTGGGTCGCCTTATTAATATTGACCGGGACTTAATCCGCAGTTCATTTATCGAGGTCAATAATCAACTGGTGCGGGCCCGGAAGTACCTGGTGTCACCTGGCAAAGTTTTGTTACTCACACCCCACTGCCTGCAAAAGGCCGATTGCCCAATCAAGATTACGAACAATGTCCAGAATTGCAAACGCTGTGGTGGCTGTTCAATTGGTAGCTTGCTGGAGCTGACCGAGCGTTACGGGGTTAAGCTGGCCGTGGCCACCGGGGGGACTTTTGCCCGAAAGTTCATTAAGGATTATCGTCCCCAGGCTGTCGTCGCCATTGCTTGTGAACGGGACCTCACCAGTGGAATTCAGGACATCAATCCGCTGCCGGTGGTCGGGATCATAAACGAGCGGCCACAAGGGCCGTGTTTTAACACTCAGGTCAATTTAAACCGGGTGGAGAATGCCATCCAATATTTTCTTAAAGGAGGAGATTAG
- a CDS encoding methionyl-tRNA formyltransferase, whose translation MRLVFMGSAEFAVPSLRAVVAAGHEVVGVVTQPDRPRGRGQQMAPTPVKQLAERLQLPVWQPNKVRAEDFVALLREVNPELIVVVAFGQILSKDVLDIPKLGCINVHASLLPRYRGAAPIHWAIINGETKTGVTTMYMTEELDAGDIIRQSAVTIGDSVTVGEVHDQLAKVGADLLVQTLTEIQAGIAPRIPQDSHLVSYAPPLKREHEKIDWQWSATRVKNLVRGLNPWPGAYTLAADQELKVWQAEIWPAVHDQSSKHSALPGEVVEIIKDRGFVVQTGGGLLLVTEVQPAGKQRMTGADFCRGYRIKPGLRLG comes from the coding sequence ATGCGGTTAGTGTTTATGGGCAGTGCGGAGTTCGCTGTGCCATCCTTAAGAGCAGTGGTGGCGGCCGGCCATGAGGTGGTGGGGGTGGTGACCCAGCCCGACCGTCCCCGTGGCCGGGGGCAGCAAATGGCACCTACACCGGTAAAACAATTAGCGGAACGCCTGCAGCTTCCAGTTTGGCAGCCAAATAAAGTCAGGGCAGAAGACTTTGTCGCCCTGCTGCGTGAAGTAAACCCGGAGCTGATTGTAGTAGTTGCCTTTGGTCAAATCTTATCAAAAGATGTGTTGGATATCCCTAAACTAGGCTGCATTAACGTTCATGCCTCGTTGTTACCCCGCTATCGAGGAGCCGCTCCGATCCATTGGGCGATAATTAATGGCGAGACCAAAACCGGGGTTACCACAATGTATATGACCGAGGAGTTAGATGCCGGAGATATCATCCGGCAGTCGGCGGTAACGATCGGCGACTCGGTCACAGTGGGGGAAGTTCATGACCAGCTGGCCAAGGTAGGGGCTGATTTGCTGGTGCAAACACTGACGGAAATTCAGGCGGGAATTGCTCCCCGTATTCCCCAGGATTCGCACCTGGTCAGTTACGCTCCACCGCTTAAACGAGAACATGAGAAAATCGATTGGCAGTGGTCAGCTACCAGAGTGAAAAACCTGGTGCGCGGCCTTAATCCCTGGCCAGGGGCATATACTTTGGCCGCTGATCAGGAGTTGAAGGTTTGGCAAGCTGAAATCTGGCCAGCAGTCCATGACCAGTCGAGTAAGCATTCTGCTCTACCTGGTGAAGTCGTGGAAATAATCAAAGATCGGGGGTTCGTCGTGCAGACTGGAGGTGGTTTGTTATTAGTGACTGAGGTACAGCCGGCCGGCAAGCAGCGCATGACGGGAGCAGACTTTTGTCGGGGTTATCGGATAAAGCCTGGTTTGCGATTAGGCTAG
- the pknB gene encoding Stk1 family PASTA domain-containing Ser/Thr kinase yields the protein MIGRILGNRYEIIEQLGVGGMALVYKARDTLLDRLVTIKILRDEFTSDDEFVKRFRREAQAVAKLSHPNVVSVYDVGSEGSIHYIVMEYIAGRTLKELIKEKAPLPPKQAVEIARQICEALEHAHENGIVHRDIKPHNILLTRDGRVKVTDFGIARAASAATVTQTGTIVGSVHYFSPEQAKGEVVGIKSDLYSVGAVLYEMMTGRVPFEGESPIAVALKHLQTPVLPPRQLNPSIPVNLEQVILKAMAKEPGIRFRTAREMSRALQDAMEGKSIPMIYTDDDAPTQVMPAIRFSTGDFDMNPEQPRKREKRKMRPIIKVFLVVAILGLLSGMVFGARHLLIVPTLEVPNVAGKTVNEAIATLAAVGLESRVVSSENNPTVPKDHVVRTEPPAGQVVKKNRVIGLVVSQGAKTETVPNVKGRTVAEASIILRNAGFDVGTVEPIYDAQAPKDLIVSQEPVADLPAPLGTKVKLLVSKGPPPQNVGMPNLIGLYLEEAKQKLEAAGLTLGVVNDRTSGEYFARQVIEQDTPPGTQIEQGMVVNLVVSKGPGPAPKTAPVSVIVPATGTEHQVIIVVEDLKGTREEYIRNHKPGDVVTENIRYYGRGKIRVLIDGQTVREKQVQ from the coding sequence TTGATTGGAAGAATACTCGGTAACAGATATGAGATCATTGAACAATTGGGTGTTGGCGGCATGGCTCTGGTTTATAAGGCCCGTGATACTCTTCTAGATCGCCTGGTAACGATCAAGATCCTTCGTGATGAATTCACCAGTGATGATGAATTTGTGAAACGCTTTCGACGGGAAGCCCAGGCTGTGGCCAAATTATCTCACCCCAATGTGGTTAGCGTCTATGATGTAGGTAGTGAAGGTTCAATACACTATATTGTCATGGAGTACATTGCGGGACGGACCTTGAAGGAGTTGATAAAAGAAAAAGCGCCGCTGCCCCCGAAACAGGCAGTAGAAATCGCCCGACAGATTTGCGAGGCCCTAGAACACGCGCATGAAAATGGGATTGTTCACCGTGATATCAAACCACACAATATTTTGCTCACTAGAGATGGCCGGGTCAAGGTAACTGATTTCGGTATTGCTCGGGCTGCTTCGGCTGCTACGGTGACGCAAACGGGGACGATCGTTGGCTCAGTCCACTATTTTTCGCCGGAACAGGCTAAGGGAGAGGTTGTTGGCATTAAGTCTGACCTATATTCGGTTGGGGCGGTCCTCTATGAGATGATGACCGGTCGGGTACCGTTTGAAGGGGAGAGTCCGATCGCGGTTGCTCTCAAGCATCTACAGACGCCGGTATTGCCGCCGCGTCAGCTCAACCCTAGTATTCCAGTTAATCTCGAACAAGTAATCCTCAAGGCTATGGCGAAGGAGCCAGGGATTCGTTTTCGCACGGCGCGAGAAATGTCCAGGGCTTTACAGGATGCCATGGAGGGAAAGAGTATCCCGATGATTTATACGGATGACGACGCCCCGACCCAGGTGATGCCAGCGATTAGATTTAGTACGGGGGATTTTGACATGAATCCTGAGCAGCCAAGAAAGCGGGAAAAACGCAAAATGCGACCGATCATCAAAGTGTTTTTAGTGGTTGCGATTCTAGGACTGCTCTCTGGCATGGTCTTTGGTGCTCGTCACCTGCTGATCGTGCCAACGTTAGAGGTACCCAATGTGGCCGGAAAGACGGTTAATGAGGCCATAGCGACTCTGGCCGCTGTTGGCCTGGAGTCCAGAGTCGTCAGCTCGGAAAATAATCCAACTGTACCCAAAGACCACGTGGTTCGGACTGAGCCACCAGCGGGTCAGGTAGTGAAGAAAAACCGGGTGATTGGGCTGGTGGTTAGCCAGGGGGCGAAGACGGAGACGGTTCCGAATGTTAAAGGGCGTACTGTCGCTGAAGCTTCAATCATCTTGCGCAACGCAGGGTTTGATGTTGGAACTGTTGAACCTATTTATGATGCGCAAGCACCGAAAGATTTGATTGTCAGCCAGGAGCCAGTCGCCGATTTACCGGCTCCGCTGGGGACTAAGGTCAAACTGTTAGTTAGCAAAGGGCCACCGCCACAGAATGTGGGTATGCCTAACCTGATTGGTCTCTATCTGGAAGAGGCGAAACAAAAATTGGAAGCTGCCGGTCTCACCTTAGGGGTGGTTAATGATAGAACAAGTGGTGAATATTTCGCAAGACAGGTTATTGAACAAGATACCCCACCAGGCACACAGATTGAACAGGGAATGGTGGTCAATCTGGTGGTTAGTAAGGGACCCGGTCCGGCGCCCAAAACTGCTCCAGTGTCGGTGATAGTGCCGGCCACCGGAACCGAACACCAGGTCATCATCGTGGTGGAAGATTTAAAAGGTACCAGGGAAGAATACATTCGGAACCATAAACCGGGTGATGTGGTAACCGAAAACATTCGTTATTACGGAAGAGGTAAGATCCGCGTCTTAATTGATGGCCAAACGGTCAGAGAAAAACAGGTGCAGTAG
- the def gene encoding peptide deformylase — protein sequence MAVYKIVEIGDPVLREKAKPVPKITPNILKLLDNMVDTMRQAQGVGLAAPQIGVSKRVIVVEVDGQLVEMINPEIVEQSGEEISVEGCLSIPGVAGEVKRAYRVKARGLNRHGQLVEVAGQGMLARALQHEIDHLDGILFVDKTIRFMR from the coding sequence ATGGCCGTATACAAAATCGTGGAGATTGGCGATCCAGTCTTGCGGGAAAAGGCAAAACCAGTGCCTAAGATAACACCGAACATCCTAAAACTGCTTGACAATATGGTGGATACAATGCGTCAGGCTCAGGGAGTTGGTCTGGCGGCTCCGCAGATCGGGGTTTCTAAACGGGTGATCGTGGTTGAAGTTGACGGCCAACTGGTTGAAATGATCAACCCCGAGATTGTCGAACAGTCAGGCGAGGAGATTAGCGTTGAGGGGTGTTTGAGCATCCCTGGCGTAGCAGGAGAGGTTAAGCGGGCCTACCGGGTAAAAGCGAGAGGTCTGAACCGGCATGGTCAGCTGGTTGAGGTTGCCGGCCAGGGGATGCTGGCACGGGCCTTACAGCATGAAATTGACCATCTGGACGGGATCCTATTCGTGGATAAAACGATCCGCTTCATGAGGTAG
- the priA gene encoding primosomal protein N' encodes MAAEFAEVVVDAPYSRLDRTFHYAIPSALADQLRLGARVWVPFGHRHVEGFVVNLVDRSPVPEPKEICQLLDPEPLFDPVMLELARWIASYYLCPLIKVLKCFLPAGLKVTGQDVIGLGIETEEELASWIDYWETIDPPVAKLLAWLWENGETPVGKLGRILPAGRKDELLADLVERRLITRQTNVVRRRRAAEIVWPCRLGESVQGALMKPRLTVEQERALLRIATALDRGGYRVINLHGVTGSGKTEIYLRAIEQVLLTGRQAIVLVPEISLTPQIVAQFRQRFGSQVAVLHSRLSTAERYQEWLKIRTGQVSIAVGARSAIFAPFNRLGLIIIDEEHENSYKQEDDPKYHAREVARKRAELENVVLLLGSATPSLESYRSSLTGSYELITLNQRVESRPLPQVIVVDLREEIKAGNRSIFSRMLQEKLHERLTRGEQTILFLNRRGFATFVSCRHCGLVLCCPRCGIALTYHATASQLRCHYCNYGRTIPSRCPACHSDYIRHFGVGTERVEAEVVRLFPQARVIRVDVDTTARRGAYEEYYQAFRRGEVDVLVGTQMVAKGLDFPNVTLVGVVSADPTLNLPDFRAGERTFQLLTQVAGRAGRGERPGEVIIQTYRPDHYSIVTAQQHDYATFYAEEIKHREKWGYPPFLHLVRVVMSGFQETAVRQGAEMLGRYLAKYLPEGGNCEILGPAPAFLERIKNRWRWQIVLKGQTVAMLREIIQLATSDFEQNHQHKGLRLNIDVDPLGML; translated from the coding sequence ATGGCGGCTGAGTTTGCAGAAGTGGTTGTTGATGCGCCTTACTCGCGCCTCGACCGGACATTCCACTATGCTATCCCTTCAGCATTGGCTGATCAGTTGCGTCTGGGAGCTCGGGTATGGGTACCTTTCGGCCACCGTCACGTCGAGGGTTTTGTGGTCAATTTAGTTGACCGCTCACCGGTACCTGAGCCAAAGGAAATTTGTCAATTGTTAGACCCTGAGCCGCTTTTCGACCCCGTAATGCTTGAGTTGGCACGCTGGATCGCTTCTTATTATCTCTGTCCTCTGATCAAGGTCTTGAAGTGTTTCCTACCCGCGGGATTGAAAGTGACAGGCCAGGATGTGATTGGACTGGGCATAGAGACAGAGGAGGAGCTGGCTAGCTGGATTGATTACTGGGAAACCATCGATCCTCCGGTTGCCAAGCTTCTAGCCTGGCTCTGGGAAAATGGGGAGACCCCTGTCGGTAAACTCGGGCGGATATTGCCGGCTGGAAGGAAAGACGAACTGCTGGCTGACCTGGTCGAGCGGAGGCTGATCACCCGGCAAACGAACGTGGTTCGCCGCCGGCGGGCGGCGGAAATCGTCTGGCCCTGCAGGCTGGGCGAGTCCGTCCAAGGCGCGCTGATGAAACCCCGCTTGACTGTGGAGCAAGAGAGAGCTCTGCTCCGCATTGCGACTGCCCTTGATCGCGGTGGATACCGGGTGATTAATCTGCACGGGGTAACCGGGAGTGGAAAGACGGAGATCTACCTGCGAGCGATCGAACAGGTCCTTCTTACTGGGCGTCAGGCTATTGTGTTAGTGCCGGAAATATCTTTGACCCCACAAATAGTTGCCCAATTTCGCCAGCGTTTTGGAAGCCAGGTGGCGGTCTTGCACAGTCGCTTGTCAACGGCAGAGAGATATCAAGAGTGGCTGAAAATTCGGACTGGCCAGGTGAGTATCGCCGTTGGGGCACGCTCGGCGATTTTCGCGCCGTTCAATAGACTGGGTCTGATCATTATTGACGAAGAGCACGAAAACTCTTATAAACAGGAGGATGACCCCAAATATCACGCACGGGAAGTTGCCCGGAAACGGGCCGAGTTAGAAAATGTAGTTTTGCTTCTCGGAAGTGCCACGCCATCGCTAGAAAGCTACCGGTCTAGCTTGACCGGTAGCTATGAATTAATTACCCTGAACCAGCGGGTTGAATCCCGTCCACTGCCGCAGGTAATCGTCGTGGATTTGCGAGAGGAAATCAAAGCGGGTAACCGCAGTATCTTCAGTCGAATGCTCCAGGAGAAACTGCACGAGCGGTTGACCCGGGGTGAGCAAACCATCTTGTTTCTGAACCGCCGGGGATTTGCCACCTTTGTCAGCTGTCGTCACTGCGGTTTGGTATTGTGCTGTCCTCGCTGCGGGATTGCCCTGACTTACCACGCAACGGCGTCACAGTTGCGGTGCCATTACTGTAATTACGGGAGGACCATCCCCAGCCGGTGCCCAGCCTGCCACAGTGACTACATTCGACATTTTGGTGTGGGTACGGAACGGGTAGAGGCGGAAGTGGTCCGCCTGTTTCCGCAGGCCAGGGTCATTCGAGTTGATGTGGACACCACGGCCCGGCGGGGAGCGTACGAAGAATACTATCAAGCTTTTCGGCGCGGTGAAGTGGACGTCCTGGTTGGGACTCAGATGGTGGCCAAGGGACTTGACTTTCCGAATGTCACCCTGGTAGGAGTGGTTAGTGCCGATCCAACGCTGAACTTACCTGATTTTCGGGCGGGTGAGCGGACTTTTCAACTTCTGACCCAGGTGGCGGGACGCGCCGGCCGCGGCGAGCGTCCCGGTGAGGTAATTATCCAGACGTATCGCCCGGACCATTACAGTATTGTTACTGCTCAACAACATGATTATGCGACATTTTATGCCGAAGAAATCAAGCACCGGGAAAAGTGGGGTTACCCGCCGTTCCTTCATCTGGTCAGGGTTGTAATGAGTGGCTTTCAGGAAACTGCGGTTCGCCAGGGAGCCGAAATGCTGGGGCGTTATTTAGCGAAATACCTGCCGGAAGGTGGTAATTGCGAAATATTGGGGCCAGCCCCGGCCTTTTTAGAAAGGATTAAAAACCGCTGGCGCTGGCAGATCGTCTTGAAAGGACAAACGGTGGCGATGTTAAGAGAAATAATTCAACTTGCAACCAGTGACTTCGAACAGAATCATCAGCACAAGGGATTGCGGTTGAATATAGACGTAGACCCATTGGGGATGTTATGA
- the rsmB gene encoding 16S rRNA (cytosine(967)-C(5))-methyltransferase RsmB encodes MTLKKQSNQGSYSGREGALHVLVRVEGDKAYANLALDQFLRCHALERLERHLMTELVYGVVRSLNTLDWVLEQFLRQKLVKLTPWIRNILRLGVYQLIFLSKIPPGAAVNESVKLARRYGHAGTVRLVNGVLRNISRGLNNLPWPNQNEDPIAYLAIRHSHPSWLVERWLTRLGFTETEALCQANNQAAGISIRCNTLRLSPAELTQVLQQEGVKVEASNLIPEGLKIGDFSSIVELKSFEQGFFQVQDESSMLVSYVVRPTPGSLVIDACSAPGGKTTHLAQFMQNQGRILAFDVHPHKLGLVEKNCQRLGITNVVVQTGDARELPVEFNGKADFVLVDAPCSGLGVLRRRPDARWRKEPTQIAELAKIQQQILDRVAECVRPGGVLVYSTCTTEPEENQGQIQAFLCRHPEFTTNDLTELIPFPLTGRDDQETAKAGWLQLWPHRHGTDGFFVSRLVKSETSV; translated from the coding sequence GTGACCCTAAAGAAACAGTCTAATCAGGGCTCCTACTCCGGGCGGGAAGGAGCCCTGCATGTTTTGGTTAGAGTTGAAGGAGATAAGGCCTATGCTAATCTGGCCTTAGACCAATTTTTACGGTGCCACGCGTTGGAAAGGCTTGAGCGTCATCTGATGACTGAACTTGTCTACGGGGTAGTTCGTTCCTTAAACACACTGGACTGGGTCCTTGAGCAGTTCTTGCGTCAGAAACTGGTCAAGCTTACCCCCTGGATCCGTAATATTTTGCGTCTTGGGGTTTATCAGTTGATTTTTTTAAGCAAGATCCCCCCAGGGGCGGCAGTCAATGAGTCGGTCAAGCTGGCTCGCCGGTATGGACATGCAGGAACAGTCCGTTTAGTTAATGGGGTCTTGCGTAATATCAGCCGGGGCCTGAACAACCTGCCCTGGCCTAACCAGAACGAAGATCCGATTGCTTATCTGGCGATCAGGCATTCGCACCCAAGCTGGTTAGTGGAGCGCTGGTTGACGCGTCTGGGGTTCACCGAGACGGAAGCACTATGTCAAGCTAATAATCAGGCAGCGGGGATCTCGATCCGTTGCAATACGCTGCGGCTGTCACCAGCAGAATTAACGCAGGTTTTACAGCAGGAGGGGGTTAAGGTAGAAGCCAGTAACCTGATCCCGGAGGGGCTAAAGATCGGTGATTTTAGCTCAATCGTGGAATTGAAAAGCTTCGAACAGGGTTTTTTCCAGGTGCAGGATGAAAGCTCGATGCTGGTTAGTTATGTGGTTCGACCAACGCCAGGAAGTTTGGTGATCGATGCCTGCAGTGCTCCTGGGGGGAAAACAACTCACCTGGCCCAATTTATGCAAAACCAGGGGCGGATCCTTGCTTTTGATGTCCATCCCCACAAGCTTGGGTTGGTGGAAAAGAATTGTCAGCGCTTGGGTATTACCAATGTTGTGGTTCAAACGGGTGACGCCCGCGAGTTGCCAGTTGAGTTTAACGGGAAAGCAGACTTTGTGCTGGTTGATGCCCCTTGTTCTGGCCTGGGGGTACTGCGTCGCCGGCCAGACGCCCGATGGCGAAAAGAGCCAACCCAAATCGCTGAGCTGGCTAAAATTCAGCAGCAAATTTTAGACCGGGTGGCGGAATGTGTTCGCCCAGGAGGGGTACTGGTCTACAGCACCTGTACAACTGAACCAGAGGAAAATCAGGGACAGATTCAGGCCTTTCTCTGTCGACATCCAGAATTTACCACTAATGATTTAACGGAGTTGATCCCGTTTCCGTTAACAGGGCGGGATGATCAGGAAACGGCTAAAGCTGGTTGGCTCCAACTGTGGCCGCATCGTCACGGGACGGATGGTTTTTTTGTCAGCCGGCTGGTCAAATCAGAAACATCAGTTTAG
- the rlmN gene encoding 23S rRNA (adenine(2503)-C(2))-methyltransferase RlmN, producing the protein MNLLPNLVGMSLEEIEQYLCGLGEQRYRAQQVFEWIYQKGATSFAEMSNLPLALRTRLASEAQLILPRIITTRTSAKADTVKYLLELSDGQRVETVLMRYSLDLARDRKTICVSSQVGCPIGCPFCATGQSGFVRNLSVGEIVGQVLTIKRDELVKTGSSKREPGITNIVFMGMGEPLLNYTALLKSIRLLNHPRGLNIGMRRITVSTAGVVPRIRDLAIENLSITLAVSLHAANDRLRDRLVPLNRKYPLRMLITACREYSEQTGRRVTFEYALINGVNDRPADVADLSCLLKGMLANINVIPINPITGADFVRSTRVRDFVRELNQAGVSAVVREERGTDIEAACGQLRARLEQDPSK; encoded by the coding sequence ATGAATTTATTACCCAACCTGGTTGGAATGTCGCTGGAAGAAATAGAGCAGTATTTGTGCGGACTCGGCGAGCAGCGCTATAGGGCACAGCAGGTTTTCGAGTGGATATACCAGAAGGGAGCCACCTCATTTGCCGAAATGTCTAATTTGCCCCTGGCGCTGCGCACGAGACTGGCCAGCGAAGCTCAACTTATTTTACCCCGAATAATTACCACACGAACTTCCGCAAAAGCGGATACGGTCAAGTACCTGTTAGAATTGAGCGATGGGCAACGGGTTGAGACGGTGTTGATGCGGTACAGCCTGGACCTGGCCCGTGACCGCAAAACGATTTGTGTTTCGTCGCAAGTCGGCTGCCCAATTGGTTGCCCTTTTTGTGCCACTGGCCAGTCTGGATTTGTTCGCAATCTAAGCGTCGGCGAAATTGTTGGACAGGTTTTAACCATCAAACGAGATGAACTGGTGAAGACAGGTTCATCCAAGCGGGAACCAGGAATCACTAATATTGTTTTTATGGGGATGGGCGAACCCTTATTAAATTATACTGCTTTGCTAAAAAGTATTCGCCTGCTCAATCATCCCCGCGGCTTGAATATTGGTATGCGCCGGATCACAGTCTCGACTGCGGGTGTAGTTCCCAGGATTCGGGACCTGGCCATAGAGAATCTGTCAATTACCCTGGCCGTGTCCTTACATGCGGCCAATGATCGGCTGCGCGATCGACTTGTTCCTTTGAATCGGAAATACCCGTTGCGCATGTTAATAACGGCTTGCCGTGAGTACAGTGAACAGACTGGCCGGCGGGTAACCTTTGAATACGCCTTGATTAACGGGGTGAACGATCGGCCAGCGGATGTGGCTGACTTAAGTTGTTTACTAAAAGGTATGCTGGCTAATATAAATGTAATTCCAATTAATCCAATAACCGGCGCTGATTTTGTTCGTTCAACCAGAGTTCGAGACTTTGTTAGAGAACTGAACCAGGCCGGTGTGTCAGCTGTGGTTCGGGAGGAACGGGGAACCGATATTGAAGCAGCATGTGGCCAGTTAAGGGCCAGGCTTGAGCAGGATCCTTCGAAGTGA
- a CDS encoding Stp1/IreP family PP2C-type Ser/Thr phosphatase, which translates to MLAEARSEVGLVRPNNEDAYLICLNRGLFVVADGMGGHEAGEVASRLAIDEINRKVILPACRVAPAQTLHQGIQAANQRVFEFAQTNPMCNGMGTTVTAALLVDRTIYIAHVGDSRAYLVRPDGLRLLTQDHSLVGELVRNGELTESAAMFHPFRHVLTRALGTKSEIEVDSNEVFVQPGDLLLLCTDGLSNLINDREIHEIIRSAVDLKAAINELTKLSLERGGYDNITIVIVQLD; encoded by the coding sequence ATGTTGGCGGAAGCACGAAGTGAGGTTGGTCTGGTTAGGCCAAACAATGAGGACGCCTATCTGATTTGCTTAAACCGGGGATTGTTTGTGGTGGCCGATGGAATGGGGGGCCATGAGGCGGGAGAGGTCGCCAGCCGTCTGGCGATCGATGAAATTAACCGCAAAGTCATTCTCCCTGCTTGCCGGGTGGCCCCAGCCCAGACTTTACACCAAGGCATCCAGGCGGCCAATCAACGCGTGTTTGAGTTTGCCCAGACCAATCCCATGTGTAATGGGATGGGGACAACGGTTACTGCGGCGCTGCTGGTTGACCGGACCATCTACATTGCGCATGTGGGAGATAGTCGTGCTTATCTGGTTAGACCGGATGGACTTCGGCTCTTGACCCAGGATCACTCCCTGGTGGGCGAACTGGTCCGGAATGGGGAGTTAACTGAAAGCGCAGCCATGTTTCACCCCTTTCGTCATGTTCTGACGCGAGCATTGGGGACCAAGAGTGAGATAGAGGTTGATTCCAATGAGGTGTTTGTTCAACCAGGTGATCTCCTGCTTCTGTGTACAGATGGGTTATCTAATTTGATTAATGATCGCGAGATTCATGAGATTATCCGGTCTGCTGTTGACCTGAAAGCGGCAATCAATGAATTAACGAAACTTTCCTTGGAACGGGGCGGTTATGATAACATCACTATCGTTATCGTTCAACTTGACTGA
- a CDS encoding zinc metallopeptidase translates to MPSNIFLKEEISVFFPILDWTILLLVPAILLSLYAQMKVQSTFSRYSQVFSSRGLTGAVVAREILRQSRIYDVRVEPVAGTLSDHYDPRAKALRLSEPVYGSSSLAAIGVAAHEAGHAIQHDVGYVPLGIRSAIVPIATFGSNLAMPLLIIGLIFGSPMLAQTGVLAFSAVVLFQLITLPVEFNASNRAIEVLVDGGYITREEVGPTRAVLNAAALTYVAAALMGILNLIRLLILSGMFGNRDDN, encoded by the coding sequence ATGCCATCCAATATTTTCTTAAAGGAGGAGATTAGTGTGTTTTTCCCGATTTTGGACTGGACGATCCTGTTGCTGGTTCCAGCGATCCTCTTGAGTTTGTATGCCCAAATGAAGGTACAATCAACGTTTAGTCGTTATTCTCAAGTTTTTTCGTCCCGTGGCTTAACGGGAGCGGTAGTGGCCAGAGAAATTCTCCGTCAGAGCAGAATTTACGATGTGCGGGTGGAACCGGTAGCTGGCACTCTGTCCGACCACTACGATCCGCGAGCTAAAGCCCTGCGGCTATCGGAACCGGTCTATGGTAGCTCCTCGTTGGCGGCGATCGGGGTGGCGGCGCACGAAGCCGGCCATGCGATTCAACACGACGTTGGTTATGTTCCGCTCGGAATTCGCTCGGCCATTGTCCCGATTGCCACCTTTGGTTCAAATTTGGCGATGCCGCTCCTCATCATCGGTCTGATCTTTGGCTCGCCAATGTTGGCCCAAACGGGTGTATTGGCGTTTTCCGCCGTCGTGCTGTTTCAACTGATAACCCTGCCGGTTGAATTTAATGCCAGCAACCGGGCAATTGAAGTCCTGGTTGACGGTGGGTACATTACCCGGGAAGAGGTTGGCCCAACCCGGGCTGTTTTAAACGCTGCTGCCCTGACGTATGTGGCCGCCGCTTTGATGGGTATTCTAAATCTGATCCGTTTACTGATCCTTTCGGGGATGTTCGGGAACCGGGATGATAACTAA